From the Halomarina salina genome, the window TCGCTGGGCTGGACCAGGCCTCGGGCCAGTCCGTGAAAGAAGAGCTCGAAGCGCACACCGGTCGCGAGATCACCCACGGGCGACTCTACCCGAACCTCGACGTCCTCGTCAACCGCGAGCTCGTCGAGAAGGGACAGATCGACCGCAGAACGAACTACTACGCGGTCTCGGACTCTGGGATGGAGGCG encodes:
- a CDS encoding PadR family transcriptional regulator, which codes for MFDLTGFQRDLLYVIAGLDQASGQSVKEELEAHTGREITHGRLYPNLDVLVNRELVEKGQIDRRTNYYAVSDSGMEALQNRRDWEEQYLSFD